The DNA sequence TGGGATGGACCGCTTGACGCGCCGTCTGCGCTGTTGCTGTTTCGCCATGTGTCTGAGCGTATCCCTACTTCGTGACCTTCTTCTTGCCCGCGATCGGCACGCGCTTGCCTTTGCGGGTCCGGGCGTTCGTGTGGGTTCGTTGACCGTTGACGGGCAGGCCGCGCCGGTGGCGAAGCCCCTGGTAGCACCCGATCTCGATCTTGCGCTTGATGTTCTGTGCGACGTCGCGGCGCAGATCGCCTTCGACCTTGTAGTTGGCGTCGATGAACTGCCTGATCTTGACGACCTCGGCGTCCGTCAGGTCGCGGACCTTGGTGTCGAAGTCGATGTCGAGAGCCGTGAGGGTGTCGAGCGAGCGGGAGCGGCCCATGCCGAAGATGTAGGTGAGGCCGATCTCGACGCGCTTGTCCCTCGGGAGGTCGGTACCTGCGATTCGAGCCATCTCGTTACCCCTGTCGCTGCTTGTGTCGAGGATTGGGGCAGATCACCCAGACGCGGCCATGCCGCCGGATGATCCGGCACTTCTCACACATCTTCTTGGCCGACGCTGCGACCTTCATCCAGCTGCACCTCTAGGTGACCGTCCCGGGATGGACGGCGACCGGCGCCGCCGTTTCCGAGTCCTTCCATGGTCGTTGGCAACCGCCACCCTGGATTTCGGGAGCGGCTCGACGACGTACCCTCGGGCACCGTGGAAAACGTCGTCTTTCTGCCACGACAAAACCCAGCCCGCACCGCGGGCCGGGCCGCAATGATACGACTACCCGCCAACGACGCCAAATCAGGCCTCAGCGTGCTTCGAACCGTCCGTAGTGACGTCCTCGTACCCCTAACTTGCGGGATCGACGAGCGATGGGAGACGATGTGGCGAAGGTGATCATCGTTGGTGACGGACCCGGCGGCCTGAGCGCCGCCCTCTTCCTCGCCAAGAACGGACACGACGTCGTGGTGTACGGGCAGGACAAGACGGCGATGCACTTCGCCGAGCTGCACAACTACCTCGGCATCGAGAAGATCCTCGGTAGCGACCTCCAAGCGATCGGGCGCCATCAGGTGCGCAGCTTCGGCGGGACCCTCGTCGACGCCGCGGTGGCGAGCGTCGAGAAGACCGACGCCGGCTTCAAGGTCACCCTCGAGGACGGTCCCGATGACACATCGTCCTACGTGATCCTCACGGAGGGGAAGAACCCGACGCTTGCCACTGCGCTCGGAATCCGACTCGACGAGGCGGGGCGGGCGGTCGTCGACCAGGACGGGCGCTCCTCGGTCGACCGGGCCTACGTCGTCGGGCGTACCGCCCGGCCGACCCGCAGTCAGGCGATCATCTCGGCGGGGGCAGGGGCAGCGGCAGCCCTCGACATCTTGGCGAGAGAGGCCGGCAAGGACGTCCAGGATTGGGACAGCCCCCCGAAGGACGAGGAGTAGGACGCCTCGCCTCATCGCGCCCAACCGCGGGCGCTGTGCCTACGAGAACGCTTGCAATAGACGAGAGCGTCTGGATAGACGTGAACGCCTGGATAGGTCGCCCCCCGTCGGCCAGGCGGGAGCCTTGCAGGTCGTCGGCCCGTGCGCGCTACTTCAGTTCCACGTCCCACAGAACCGATCCGAGCCTCACCCAGCGTCCTCCGGGACCACCGCCGGTCTGCCTGGCTCAGGGTGGGGCTCGGGGTGGGCTAGCGGTGAAGCGCCGTTGCTTGGGGGGGCTCTTCGGGTCGATGTGGTAGCCGCCTTGGTGGACGACGACGTGGTGGTGGTACCAGCACAGGGTCGTGAGGTTGGCGGGGTCGTGGTTTCCGCCGTGGCGGCGGGCCTGGATGTGGTGGGGTTCGAGCCGGTACCGGGAGGTGCAGCCCTGCGCGGTGCAGCCACCGTCGCGGGCGAGGACGTAGCGGCGGATACGGGCCGGGATGGCGGTGGTGGCGTCCCCGAACGTCACCGGGATCCCGGTACGGGTGACGCCGATGACGTCGATGCGGCCGTGGCACAGTAACGCTTCGAGGGTGGCTGGTCCGACTCGGGGTCCGGCCGCCACGGTCGCGACGTACCCGTCCCCGTCACCGTCTTGGCGGGCGTCGACGAAGATCGTCACCGACGGATCCGGCGACACACCACCACCACCACCATCGCCATCATCGCAGCCGCCGTCGCCGGTGCCGGTGGCGAGGATGACGAGAGCGTCGGCGTTGCGTTGTCCCCTCGTCACGGTTTCCCACGGGGGAACCGGGAGGGTGTCTCCGAGGGCGGCGAGGCGTTCCTCGACGAGTTTGCCGCCAACGGCGGGGAGGAACCCGGATAGGTCCCATCCCGAGTCGTCGATCCGGGGTTGCAGCCTGACGAATCGGTCTTGGTGGGTTTGGTGCTCGTCTCGGCGAGTCATTCGTCGTTGGTGGGCGGTGAGGCGCCGCACGCCGGCGATGTCCATCCTGTCGGCGTCGTCGAGGGTGGCGTCGTCGGCTCCGCAGGCGGCGAGGCGTGACATGGCGACGGTCCGGTCGAACGATGCGGTTCCGCGGGACGCCATGTCGACCCAGACCGGGTCGCGCCGGGACGCGTCGGCAGTGTCGGTGAGGGCAGCGGCGGTGTGTGCCGAGATGTCGCAGGTTCCCGCCAGGTAGTGACGCATCGTGGCGAACCCGTATCGGCGGGGTTCTCCCCACGACTCGAGTTGCCGGACCAGCCAGACCTGCCGGGAGCGGAGTCGGGCGATCTCGGTTTCGAGGTCAACCAGCTCGCGGCGCCACTCGTCGAGGAGTCCCGCCTCGAGACCGACGAACCCATCGTCGGGTGCCGCTGCTTCCAACACCATCGAATCGAACATGTGTTCGATGATGCCACGCGCCAACGACAGAAACCGAACCACCACCACTATCGCCGGCGGAAGGAGCCCCCGGCTCAGCCCATGAGCGCCTCCCGCCGATCGGCCGGGAGGGCGAGGAACCGCATCCCGGTGTGGAAGTCGTCTCGCTCCAGCGCCGAGGCCGGCCCCCGAGCGCGGACGTCGGAGGCGCACGTGAACTGCGGAGCCACCGGCCGGTCGGTGCGCGGGGTCGCCCGCAGCTCGTCGAGCAGGCTGTTGGCCGCCTGGGTGCGGGGCCCGAACAACGCGCCGTCTGCGTGCTCGGCGGGGGCGAAGCGGTGCAGGATCGTCTTGATGATCGACGTGTGATCGAGCAGGGTGGTGACGACCGTCCCGGCGTCGACCCAGGGCGAGATGACGAGCGCCGGCACCCGCACCCCGAGGTGGACGGCACCATCGCGATGCACCTGGGGCTGCGGCGAAGGGTCGTCCGCCGGAGGCGTGCCCGGCGGCGCCACGTGGTCGAAGAACCCGCCGTGCTCGTCGTACGTGACCACGAACAGTGTGCCCGACCACGTGGGGGCGTCCTTCAACAGGTTGTAGATGCGCCGCACCAGTTGCTGGCCGAAGCACACGTCGGTGGGCGGCAGGTCGTCGTTGGCGTCGAACGACGGCGGCACGTCGATGTAGCGGGGGTCGATGTAGGAGACCGCCGGTAGCCGCCCCGTCTTCACGCGGTTCTCCCAGGTGTCGGCGATCCCCTGCTGGAAGTCGTCCGTGAACGGTATGACGTTGCGGATGTCGAGCCGGTAGCGGTCGAACATGCGCAGGAAGGCGATGTTGCCCTCGGCGTAGCACCAGTCGACGCCGAATCGGTTGAGCACGTCGAAGATCGATGTGCCGTTGAAGTAGCCGATGCGGTCGTCGCCGATGTCGAAGTTGTCGATCTCGGGGGTGGCCCCCGTGGTGGCGCAGAAGCGATTGGGCCATGTCGGGCCGGGATGCGACGCGTACCAGGCGTCACAGATGGCGAAGTTGTTGGCGGCGAACTCGTACATCGGCAGCTCGGCCTCGGTGTAATAGCCCATCGCCAAGCCGGGGTCGGTGACGGCGCTGCGCCGCGCGTAGTTGGCGGCGAAGCCGGTCATGGCGCCCTCGGCGACCTGTTCGGCCACGCAGTGGAACTCATGGCAAGGGCTGGGGATGCCCTTGGTCTTGGTGAGATGTTTCACCCGGTAGGGGCGGTTGCCGTCGGGGATGGCGTTCTGCTCGTTACCCGCGAGGCCGCGCACATCGTGGCCCTTGAGGGCGCGGTAACCCAACATGTGGTCGAAGGAGCGGTTCTCCATCATGAGAAAGACGATGTGCTCGACCCGGGTGGCCACCGGCGCCGGGTCGGGATCCGTCGTGACGGGCCCGATCTCGGGCGGCCCCACGTCGGGGAGGAGGGGCCCGAACGGGGGGCGCACCGGGGTGGTGACGACGGGACCGACCGCCGGCGATTCGTCGCCCAACGCCGGTCCGGCGATGACGCCCGGCGTACCGGCGGGCGAGCCCTCCGGCGGCGACCCGTCGTCACCGAGCACGACGACCTCGCCGCCGTCGGGGAGGTTGAAGCGCCCCAGCGGGTCGTACAAGGCGTGGTGCTGGACGATGAGGTCGGTGGCGTCGGCCGTGATGCTGTGGATGACGTGGTCGCGCTCCACCAGGTGGGTGAGCACATCCTGCACGTAGACCGCGCCACCGTCGCGCATGGCGGTGTTCAGCGAGGCCTGCGCCTTGGAGACCATGTCCTTGATCGTGTCGTCGAACGAGTCGCCGCCGAGGACATCCTTGAGCCAGTCGAGGACGTTCACCCAGATGCCCTGCAGGTCCGGGTGGGCTGCGATGGTGGCGAGCACCAGGAGCCTGCGGGGGATGACGGTGCCGTTGTGGCGCTGCACCGCGGTGGCGAAGAAGTTGGTGGTAGGCGGGGGGAGGAGCCAGAGGACGAGGGCGAGCTGCAGTGACATGTCGCCGATGTTGCCATCCGGCCCGAAGACGTCGACCTCGTCGCCGCGCTCTTCGAGCTCGAGCCCGACCATGACGGCCGGCATCCCGAATTGTGGTTCCCGGCCCAACCGGATCGAGAGGCTCTCCAGCGCGATGTTCTCCAGCCGGTCGTTGACGCTGGTGACGACGTCGTCGATACCGGTGAGCTTCTTGAACTCGCCGGTGAACTGCAACGTCGCCCGGCCCTTGTTGACGAAGAGGTAGGGGCGCATCAGCAGCAGCGCCTCTGCGAAGGAGCGGTTGACGAGCTGGAACGGCACCCGGGTGGTGACGAGGCTCTGCACCGACTCCGGGTAGTCGACGTCGATGAAGAACTCGCGCTCGTGGTCGGCGAGGTTGTGGAGCCGCACCCTCCAGCGCCCTCCGGGGTCGGTGCCCGGGACCAGATCGCGCTCGATCACCTCGCGCCCGCCGCCACCACCACCGCCGCCGGGCGGCTGCGGGGGCTCGAAGGGCGGCAGCGGGTCATTGGGCGGCGGGAACGGGTCTTCGAACACCACCATGTCACCACTGACCCTGTCGATGCCGCGGATCGGACCGCGGTGGTCGTTGACCATCTCCACTGTCCCCGGCGGCGTCGCCCCGCCGGGATCGGTCACGACGCCGGGGTCGGCGACCGTGTCGCCCTCGACCGGCAGCTCCGGGGCGGCGTCTCTCTCCAGGGTGGTGGGCGCACCCGAAACCAGCACCTCGACACCGCGGCCGACGACGGCCGGGGGACGACTCGGGTCCTCGAATGTGACCTCGGTGACGAGCGGTCCGGTTGTCCCGGGCAGGCCGGTCCCGGGCAGGCCGGTCCCCGGCGTCGTCGTCTCCGGCGGGATGATCTCGATCCGGATCTCGCTCGGCTTGCCCTTGAACACCTCGCCGACGGACACCCGGATCTTGGGGGCGCCGTTCACCGCGTCTGAGACGAAGTTGCAGTCGAAGGCGATGTCGCGGAAGTCGGGGATGATCGTCTCGGCCGTACCACGCAGCACGTAGCGCCGCGACTGAGCTCCCAGCGTCATGATCCGCGCCATGCGTTCCCCTTCCGATGTGACACGTGAGTTGTGACCTAGAAACCTACGCCACACCGGCGTGGCGGTGCCGGGAATCAGCGTGCGTCGAGTGGCAGCAGCCGGAGAGCCGATCCAGCGCGCCGGGGTCGAAGCTCTCTGGTCGGCGGCACACACGGTGGAGCTACCAGAGATACCACCCGACGCTCCTCCCCTAACCTCCCGACGCCATGAATACCCTCGCGGGCGTCGCGCCACCGGAACTGGCGGCACTCGCCCATCTCCACCCTTCCGATGCGGCGCAGCGCGCCCGTTCGCTGGCGGCTCGGCTGCTGCGGCGCCACCACCCGTCGATCGTCCACGTCGGTGCGGCCGACTCGGTCACCCCGAAGCACTTCATGGCTCGCCTCGGCGCCCTCCCCTCGATGCGCCAGATCAACCGGGACCTGTGGGCCGTGACCCTCGCATTGCCGCCCCGCTCACGCATCGAGTACAAAGTCGCGGCCGTCACCGGCGGCCACGAGGAGCTCCGACCCGACCCTCTCAATCCACGCACCGCGTCCGATCCCTTCGGCTTCAACTCGGTCGTGAACGGGCCGGGATACGCCGTCCCGGAGTGGGTCGATCCGACTGCGCCGCACGGGTCGCTGTACACGTCGCGGGTGCGCTCGCCGTCGTTTCACGCCATCCGCGAGGTCACCACGTACCTCCCGATCGGCTATCCGGAGGCCGCCCCGTATCCCCTGGTCGTCGTCCACGACGGTGGCGACTTCCGGCGCCACGCAGACCTGGTCGCCTCGCTCGACGGGCTCATCTCCCGCCGCCTCATTCCCCCGCTGATCGCAGTCATGACGGACCCGGTCAACCGCCTCGACGAGTATGGGGACGACCCGGGACACGCCGACCACGTCGATGCGGTGATCCGTCACGTCTCCCGCCGCCACCGGGTGGCCACCGACCCGAGGCGGTGGATCCTGCTCGGCGCCAGCCTCGGCGGCGTCGCCTCGTTGAGCACGGCGATGCGGCTCGGCCACGACTTCGGCGGCCTCGTCCTGCTCTCCGGCTCCTTCGTGACGGCCCGCGACGACCAGAAGGGACGCGGTGCGCAGTTCGACCGGATCGTGGAGTTCACGCGCCGCGTTCTCGAAGCCCCCGGCAGCGTCCCCAAGCGGATCGCCATGGCGTGCGGCGCCTACGAGAACCTCGCCGTCGACAACCGGATGATGGCCGAGGCGCTCGGTCACCACAGTGAGGTCATCTACGAGGAAGCGCCGGACGGCCACCACTGGCACAACTGGCGGGATCGGTTGGGCAAGGCATTGGCGCACGTGCTCGCCTGAGCGCAGCCCAACCGCCCGCATTAGCTTGAAGGCCATGAGCAGGTCGACCCGCCGCATCGGGCTCTCACTCGGGGCCGACCTCTGCTGGCCGATCTACTACGAGGACATCCTCGCCGAGCTGGATCCCACGGTGTCGATGGGCGGCGAAACGATCGACTTCGCGGCCGAACGCATCACGATCGAGCCGTTCGACCTCGTCCAGCCGGTCGCGTACGACGTCGTCCTCGACCGGCTCACGCCCTGGTACCACACCAGCCGGGAGTGGATCAAGAAGGCCGTGGTGATGAACGGGCTCTACGTGCTGAACAACCCGTTCACCCTCCAGGCCATGCAGAAGCACACCTCGTACGCCGCCATGATGCGGCTCGGGATGCCGGTTCCGAATACCTGGCTCTTGCCTCCCAAGGAGTACGAGCACGCAGACGACCTCCACACGACCCTCGAGCAGTACGCCCAGATGTTCGACCTGCGCGAGGTCGGCGACAAGGTGGGCTATCCGTCGTTCCTCAAGCCGTACGACGGAGGGGCCTGGGTCGGCGTGTCCCGAATCGACGACTACGCCGAGCTCCAAGCTGCCTACGACTCGTCCGGCACCCGGATCATGCACCTGCAGGAGGCGGTCTGGCCGTTCGACCTGTTCGTTCGGGCCCTGGGGGTGGGGCCGCAGGTCAACCTCATGAGGTACGACCCGGCGGCCGTGCTCCACGACCGATACAAGGTGGAGTTCGAGTTCGTCGACGACCAGGAGTGGCGCCACCTCACAGACGTGGCCCTCGTCATCAACTGCTTCTTCGGGTGGGACTTCAACTCGGTCGAAGCGCTCCGCAAGGACGGCGTGTTCCACCCGATCGACTTCGCCAATGCCAACCCGGATTCCCAGGTGACGTCGCTCCACTACCACCTGCCGTGGCTGGTGAAGGCCCTGCTGCGGTGGTCTCTCTACTGCGCGGCGACGAAGCGCCGCATGCGGCTCGATCTCGCTTGGGATCCGTTCCTCGAGATCGCCGATTCGGAGGCGAACGACGGGGTGAAGCTCGAGGCGATGGCTGCGATCGCCCGGGAGCGGTTCGACGCCGTCGAGTTCGCCTCGTTCTGCGACACGTACCTGAAGGACCTCGACGAGGTCGCCCTCGCCTACTTCGCCGAGGAAAGGGCCAAAGATGCCATCCGCCGCAAGGTGGCCGCCGTGTTTCCGGCGCACGAGGTCGACCACTTCACCGAGCACTTCTGGGGGCTCATCGGGTTCTGGCGCAAGACCGAGCAGGACCGGCTCTCCAGGTGAAGGCCGTCGAGGCCTGGCATTCGGACAGGATCGAACAGGAGATGCGCCTCGTGCGCTGGGGCGCCGTCGGTGTACCCGTCCTCCTCTTCCCGACCGCCGGCGGCGACGCCGAGGAGGCCGAGCGGTTCGGACTCATCGACTCGATCGCCCCCCTCATGGCGGCTGGGAGGATCAAGGTGTACTCCGTCGACAGCGGCGCCGGCCGATCGTGGACGAGGAAGGACGACCCCCGTCACAGCATGTGGCTGCAGAATCAGTTCGACGCCGTGATCCGCGAAGAGGTGGTACCTGCGATTCGGGCCGACTGCCGTGACGACTCGACCGAGATCGTCACCGCCGGAGCCTCGATCGGGGCCTTTTGGGCTCTCGAGGTGATCTGCCGGCACGCAGACGTGTTCCGGCTCGCCATCTGCATGAGCGGCTCATACGACCTCAGCGATCGGCTGCACGGCCACTGGAACGACGACTTCTACTTCTCGTCGCCGCTCCACTATCTCCCGGACCTCGACGACGGTTGGGAGCTCGACATGCTGCGAAGCCGTTTCGTCGTGCTGGCCTGCGGGCAGGGCCGCTGGGAGGACCCCGGCGAGTCGTG is a window from the Acidimicrobiia bacterium genome containing:
- the rpsM gene encoding 30S ribosomal protein S13; protein product: MARIAGTDLPRDKRVEIGLTYIFGMGRSRSLDTLTALDIDFDTKVRDLTDAEVVKIRQFIDANYKVEGDLRRDVAQNIKRKIEIGCYQGLRHRRGLPVNGQRTHTNARTRKGKRVPIAGKKKVTK
- the rpmJ gene encoding 50S ribosomal protein L36: MKVAASAKKMCEKCRIIRRHGRVWVICPNPRHKQRQG
- a CDS encoding FAD-dependent oxidoreductase, producing the protein MGDDVAKVIIVGDGPGGLSAALFLAKNGHDVVVYGQDKTAMHFAELHNYLGIEKILGSDLQAIGRHQVRSFGGTLVDAAVASVEKTDAGFKVTLEDGPDDTSSYVILTEGKNPTLATALGIRLDEAGRAVVDQDGRSSVDRAYVVGRTARPTRSQAIISAGAGAAAALDILAREAGKDVQDWDSPPKDEE
- a CDS encoding DUF222 domain-containing protein, which produces MFDSMVLEAAAPDDGFVGLEAGLLDEWRRELVDLETEIARLRSRQVWLVRQLESWGEPRRYGFATMRHYLAGTCDISAHTAAALTDTADASRRDPVWVDMASRGTASFDRTVAMSRLAACGADDATLDDADRMDIAGVRRLTAHQRRMTRRDEHQTHQDRFVRLQPRIDDSGWDLSGFLPAVGGKLVEERLAALGDTLPVPPWETVTRGQRNADALVILATGTGDGGCDDGDGGGGGVSPDPSVTIFVDARQDGDGDGYVATVAAGPRVGPATLEALLCHGRIDVIGVTRTGIPVTFGDATTAIPARIRRYVLARDGGCTAQGCTSRYRLEPHHIQARRHGGNHDPANLTTLCWYHHHVVVHQGGYHIDPKSPPKQRRFTASPPRAPP
- a CDS encoding alkaline phosphatase family protein, producing MARIMTLGAQSRRYVLRGTAETIIPDFRDIAFDCNFVSDAVNGAPKIRVSVGEVFKGKPSEIRIEIIPPETTTPGTGLPGTGLPGTTGPLVTEVTFEDPSRPPAVVGRGVEVLVSGAPTTLERDAAPELPVEGDTVADPGVVTDPGGATPPGTVEMVNDHRGPIRGIDRVSGDMVVFEDPFPPPNDPLPPFEPPQPPGGGGGGGGREVIERDLVPGTDPGGRWRVRLHNLADHEREFFIDVDYPESVQSLVTTRVPFQLVNRSFAEALLLMRPYLFVNKGRATLQFTGEFKKLTGIDDVVTSVNDRLENIALESLSIRLGREPQFGMPAVMVGLELEERGDEVDVFGPDGNIGDMSLQLALVLWLLPPPTTNFFATAVQRHNGTVIPRRLLVLATIAAHPDLQGIWVNVLDWLKDVLGGDSFDDTIKDMVSKAQASLNTAMRDGGAVYVQDVLTHLVERDHVIHSITADATDLIVQHHALYDPLGRFNLPDGGEVVVLGDDGSPPEGSPAGTPGVIAGPALGDESPAVGPVVTTPVRPPFGPLLPDVGPPEIGPVTTDPDPAPVATRVEHIVFLMMENRSFDHMLGYRALKGHDVRGLAGNEQNAIPDGNRPYRVKHLTKTKGIPSPCHEFHCVAEQVAEGAMTGFAANYARRSAVTDPGLAMGYYTEAELPMYEFAANNFAICDAWYASHPGPTWPNRFCATTGATPEIDNFDIGDDRIGYFNGTSIFDVLNRFGVDWCYAEGNIAFLRMFDRYRLDIRNVIPFTDDFQQGIADTWENRVKTGRLPAVSYIDPRYIDVPPSFDANDDLPPTDVCFGQQLVRRIYNLLKDAPTWSGTLFVVTYDEHGGFFDHVAPPGTPPADDPSPQPQVHRDGAVHLGVRVPALVISPWVDAGTVVTTLLDHTSIIKTILHRFAPAEHADGALFGPRTQAANSLLDELRATPRTDRPVAPQFTCASDVRARGPASALERDDFHTGMRFLALPADRREALMG
- a CDS encoding alpha/beta hydrolase-fold protein gives rise to the protein MNTLAGVAPPELAALAHLHPSDAAQRARSLAARLLRRHHPSIVHVGAADSVTPKHFMARLGALPSMRQINRDLWAVTLALPPRSRIEYKVAAVTGGHEELRPDPLNPRTASDPFGFNSVVNGPGYAVPEWVDPTAPHGSLYTSRVRSPSFHAIREVTTYLPIGYPEAAPYPLVVVHDGGDFRRHADLVASLDGLISRRLIPPLIAVMTDPVNRLDEYGDDPGHADHVDAVIRHVSRRHRVATDPRRWILLGASLGGVASLSTAMRLGHDFGGLVLLSGSFVTARDDQKGRGAQFDRIVEFTRRVLEAPGSVPKRIAMACGAYENLAVDNRMMAEALGHHSEVIYEEAPDGHHWHNWRDRLGKALAHVLA
- a CDS encoding alpha/beta hydrolase-fold protein — translated: MKAVEAWHSDRIEQEMRLVRWGAVGVPVLLFPTAGGDAEEAERFGLIDSIAPLMAAGRIKVYSVDSGAGRSWTRKDDPRHSMWLQNQFDAVIREEVVPAIRADCRDDSTEIVTAGASIGAFWALEVICRHADVFRLAICMSGSYDLSDRLHGHWNDDFYFSSPLHYLPDLDDGWELDMLRSRFVVLACGQGRWEDPGESWRVAHVLGERGIPNRVDLWSHDHDHDWPTWREMLPLYLDDMA